In Prunus dulcis chromosome 2, ALMONDv2, whole genome shotgun sequence, a single genomic region encodes these proteins:
- the LOC117618126 gene encoding uncharacterized protein LOC117618126, with protein sequence MACKAKLMIPEDEKYEGKPYALSHTRTAITTIKAKFNTQQLQRFEGSCFGHLLLIEDLKWNSQIVHGLLMRKADPKTVTQVNGIKFIVGNKLIQFTAQQFCLITGLRFGKLPFIPKATNENCSLKRKYFSTNKPATLLDLHTAFIECTDDEDALKLGMVYFANFVLLGTEKHVLIDMRYLKLVEDLEEFDNLC encoded by the exons ATGGCTTGTAAAGCAAAGCTTATGATTCCTGAGGATGAGAAGTACGAAGGAAAGCCATATGCCCTTTCACACACAAGGACCGCCATTACAACAATAAAGGCGAAGTTCAATACGCAGCAGTTACAGAGGTTCGAGGgaagttgttttggtcatctaTTACTGATAGAGGACCTGAAGTGGAATTCACAAATTGTCCACGGCCTGTTGATGAGGAAGGCTGATCCTAAGACAGTTACACAGGTGAACGGGATAAAATTCATTGTGGGTAACAAGTTGATACAATTCACAGCCCAACAATTTTGCCTCATCACGGGGCTAAGGTTCGGAAAGCTCCCTTTCATTCCGAAGGCGACAAATGAAAATTGCTCGTTGAAGCGAAAATACTTCAGCACCAATAAACCTGCCACCCTTTTGGACCTACACACCGCCTTCATCGAGTGCACAGATGATGAGGATGCGTTAAAGCTTGGAATGGTCTATTTTGCCAATTTTGTTCTATTGGGTACTGAAAAGCATGTGCTTATTGACATGCGCTATTTGAAGTTGGTTGAAGACCTAGAGGAGTTTGACAA TTTGTGCTGA
- the LOC117619590 gene encoding uncharacterized protein LOC117619590 gives MPKQRGKRTQTRMRSGRPREYIIRGFGFALQIWAFEVFPALEALHFTVHEDNRHIPRILHWRSNTVARFREVMSQVFENFEVDVQLLRPTDIEKQQPYWSWGDDDNEEPMVELFGDEAEEKTGTSSEEKDADVEETATLPSSSKAKGSVNDVRSLKHQLRSTKDQLAKLRSSNRGLRNRVRDLEAIVQKNCLKHENECDRNKKAIRDLTLKIAEVEHYLKLEMEELKKNYGGEAHEEVCTAQMNDGGQNDLSPVNEPTSPTTAAPKMDTQVPADGVEPFPGMHTERGEMEAPVCGDGVEHFPASDQEGAPREPEVPADGVEPFPAMEVIDTEIETSVPERQVDQQPHKVPTAEDVKLPSVEDALLPTPEDGNGYRVICKTMLHLLQDWKKTEIEGVGSKVRPPMKCNITVVGDEGDEGDNEATATVRKPAGEGKGCRLKRAATPLLSPFTDPSRKKRKVTDLHAQTPQPRFDPTKPVAMDDVKAIIQLCRAWKTDISAELELEPFEVGADFFLQTVR, from the exons atgcccaAACAACGTGGAAAGAGAACGCAGACAAGAATGCGAAGTGGTAGACCAAGAGAGTACATCATAAGGGGGTTTGGCTTCGCTCTTCAG ATTTGGGCCTTTGAAGTGTTCCCAGCTTTGGAAGCATTGCATTTCACGGTCCATGAAGACAATAGGCACATCCCTCGAATATTACATTGGAGGAGCAACACGGTGGCCCGTTTTCGGGAGGTTATGAGTCAGgtttttgaaaactttgag GTTGATGTGCAACTTCTCCGGCCAACAGATATTGAGAAGCAACAACCTTACTGGAGTTGGGGTGATGATGACAACGAAGAACCAATGGTTGAATTATTTGGGGATGAGGCCGAAGAAAAAACCGGCACTTCTAGTGAAGAAAAAGACGCGGATGTTGAGGAAACAGCCACCCTTCCCTCCTCTTCTAAG GCCAAAGGGTCTGTTAATGACGTTCGCAGTTTGAAGCATCAATTACGCAGCACTAAGGATCAGTTGGCTAAGCTACGTAGTTCAAATCGGGGGCTTAGGAACAGAGTTCGTGACTTGGAAGCTATTGTACAGAAGAACTGTTTGAAGCATGAGAACGAGTGTGACAGAAATAAAAAGGCTATTCGGGATTTGACCCTAAAAATTGCTGAAGTCGAACATTATTTGAAGTTGGAGATGGaggagttaaaaaaaaattatggtggaGAAGCCCATGAGGAAGTCTGTACTGCCCAGATGAATGACGGAGGGCAGAATGATTTGTCACCCGTAAATGAACCTACTAGTCCGACTACAGCAGCACCTAAAATGGACACTCAAGTTCCAGCTGATGGAGTAGAACCCTTCCCAGGCATGCATACAGAACGGGGTGAAATGGAAGCACCAGTCTGTGGTGATGGAGTGGAACACTTTCCAGCCTCAGATCAAGAAGGGGCTCCAAGGGAACCAGAAGTCCCTGCTGATGGAGTGGAACCCTTCCCAGCCATGGAAGTCATAGACactgaaattgaaacttcAGTTCCTGAGAGGCAAGTGGACCAACAACCTCACAAGGTTCCTACCGCTGAAGATGTGAAGCTTCCTAGTGTTGAAGATGCCCTCCTTCCTACTCCGGAAGATGGGAATGGGTATAGAGTTATTTGTAAAACAATGTTACATTTGTTACAGGATTGGAAGAAGACAGAAATTGAGGGGGTGGGATCCAAGGTCAGGCCTCCCATGAAATGTAACATAACTGTGGTTGGTGATGAAGGGGATGAAGGGGACAACGAGGCTACTGCCACGGTTCGGAAACCAGCTGGTGAAGGCAAAGGGTGCAGACTTAAGCGGGCTGCGACACCATTGTTGAGTCCATTCACCGATCCCTCcaggaaaaagaggaaggtTACTGATTTGCATGCACAGACACCTCAGCCCCGTTTTGATCCAACAAAACCCGTGGCCATGGACGATGTGAAGGCTATCATACAACTTTGCAGGGCTTGGAAAACTGACATCAG TGCGGAGCTGGAGCTCGAACCATTTGAAGTTGgggcagatttttttttacaaactgTTAGATGA
- the LOC117618127 gene encoding T-complex protein 1 subunit gamma-like, translating to MAGFGMRGLRITDNNRIAKACGAVIVNRPHQLQQSDVGTGAGIFEVKTIGDEFFAFIVDCKEPKACTVLLRGPSKDQFNEVERNLQDAMSVARNILKNPKLGPGGGATRLTVSATLKQKSSSVEGIEKWPYEAAAIAFERIPRTLAPNCGVNVIRTMTALQGKHANGEKSWLGIDGSTGVITGVKEKKIGGYLFGLLLIDDIVSGMKKKQPPGGKARSKRQVERKGDADNEQIIPE from the exons ATGGCGGGGTTCGGAATGAGGGGGTTGCGGATAACAGATAATAACCGAATTGCCAAGGCTTGTGGGGCTGTAATTGTTAACAGACCACATCAATTGCAACAGTCTGATGTTGGTACAGGCGCTGGGATATTTGAGGTTAAGACAATTGGTGATGAGTTTTTTGCATTCATTGTTGATTGCAAAGAGCCTAAAGCATGTACTGTACTCTTGAGAGGTCCTAGTAAGGATCAGTTCAATGAAGTGGAAAGGAATTTGCAG GATGCCATGTCTGTAGCAAGAAACATCCTCAAGAATCCGAAACTTGGTCCTGGTGGTGGTGCTACACGGTTAACTGTATCTGCTACATTGAAGCAAAAGAGTTCATCTGTGGAAGGTATAGAAAAG TGGCCGTATGAAGCTGCTGCTATAGCTTTTGAGCGTATACCACGTACTTTGGCTCCGAATTGCGGGGTGAATGTGATTAGAACAATGACGGCGCTGCAGGGAAAG cATGCAAATGGTGAAAAATCATGGCTTGGCATTGATGGTAGCACTGGTGTGATAACTGgtgtgaaagagaaaaagataggTGGATATCTTTTTGGCTTACTATT AATCGATGACATTGTGAGtgggatgaagaagaagcagcctcCTGGTGGCAAAGCTCGTTCGAAGCGTCAAGTTGAGAGAAAAGGCGATGCAGATAATGAGCAAATAATTCCGGAGTGA
- the LOC117618128 gene encoding uncharacterized protein LOC117618128, whose protein sequence is MRPVIAVDATHLKCKYKGVLFVATAFDGNRNIYPVAFGIGDLETDAAWEWFLRKLHCAIGDCSNLVVISDRNVSIQHGLRRVFPGASHGICFYHLKGNMKASFHLKQRDPILGYFIRAAKSYRLAEFNRHFSMINNERVRNYLLRAGVQKWSRAHCDGRRYNVMTTNIVESINSVLRFARMLPVLHLIDEITNLLLTWFSERRDLAMKCHSTLCPDLGEQKLRKRLDAASRMNVVKINDVEYNVLDGDLNGLVHLANRSCTCRKFDLEQLPCKHAIAVCRHLNLNPYSFASSYYTRATWAAAYAESIYPVPPKGTWVIPEHLNNVKILPPVCKVMPGRRKMQRVPSKGEDSRQKKCSRCGVKGHYRNTCKQSVPLKN, encoded by the coding sequence ATGCGGCCCGTGATTGCTGTTGATGCTACCCATTTGAAGTGCAAGTATAAaggtgttttgtttgttgcgaCCGCATTTGACGGAAATCGCAACATATATCCTGTTGCCTTTGGGATTGGAGATTTGGAGACGGATGCAGCATGGGAGtggtttttgagaaaattacaTTGTGCAATTGGTGATTGCTCGAATCTTGTTGTCATATCTGATCGCAATGTTAGCATACAACATGGGTTGCGTAGAGTTTTTCCTGGGGCAAGCCATGGTATTTGCTTTTATCACTTGAAGGGCAATATGAAAGCCTCATTTCACTTGAAGCAACGGGATCCGATATTGGGGTATTTTATAAGGGCAGCGAAGTCTTATCGTCTAGCGGAGTTCAATCGTCACTTCTCGATGATAAACAATGAGCGAGTGCGAAATTATCTACTACGTGCAGGCGTTCAGAAGTGGTCACGGGCCCACTGTGATGGACGACGCTATAATGTGATGACAACGAATATTGTGGAGTCCATTAATTCAGTTCTTCGTTTTGCAAGGATGCTTCCGGTCCTACACTTGATCGATGAAATCACAAATTTACTTCTCACTTGGTTTAGTGAACGTCGAGATTTAGCAATGAAATGTCATTCTACATTGTGCCCTGATTTGGGTGAACAGAAGTTAAGGAAGAGGTTAGACGCTGCGTCAAGGATGAATGTGGTCAAAATCAATGATGTTGAGTATAATGTTCTGGATGGTGATTTGAACGGTCTGGTGCACTTGGCAAACCGTAGTTGTACGTGCAGGAAGTTTGACTTGGAGCAACTCCCGTGCAAGCATGCTATTGCGGTATGTCGGCACTTGAATTTGAACCCCTACTCCTTTGCCTCTTCTTATTATACACGAGCTACATGGGCAGCTGCATATGCTGAATCTATTTATCCTGTACCACCTAAAGGCACATGGGTTATTCCCGAACATTTGAACAATGTCAAAATCCTTCCTCCTGTTTGTAAGGTTATGCCGGGCCGTCGCAAAATGCAAAGAGTACCTTCCAAAGGAGAGGACTCCCGGCAAAAAAAATGCTCAAGGTGTGGTGTGAAGGGCCACTACCGAAATACATGCAAACAATCTGTCCCTCTCAAGAACTGA